TGATCAGAATGTAGTTAAAACTGGTGATAATTCACCAGCTGTTACAAGATACCAAGTTCATGATGCTACATTTGGTCTTCAGAAAGATGAAAAAATGTTTTTAGAATTATCATCTGGTATAATTAAGGATAACCATACTACGATTCAGCCAATGTTTGACGATAGTCAATCATATATGAGCTCTCAAATCCCAGATGCAGGACGTAATGTTCCTGAGTATGGTTTGAAAGTACGTGTAATTGGGGAAAGTGATGATTTAAGTGCTGCTAAAATTATCATTACTCGTGACTAATATTTTCAAATAATATCTATTTGAATGAACCTATTAACCTCTTGGGGTAATTACCTCAAGAGGTTTTCCCATGTCTTGCAAAATTAAAACAAACATGTTACTATAAAGCCACTTAATATGTGTGACCTAAAAGTAACATAATGAAATAAGGAGGATGTATACCAGTTATGGACGATCAAGATTTAACTCTAATGTTCAAAGCACTTGGTCATCCTATTCGAAGGGATATTCTTGATTTACTGAAAAGTAAACCAAAAACAACAAGTGAATTAACAGTGCATTTCAAAAATGTAAGCAGATATGCGGTAATGAAACATCTAAATATACTTGAACAAGCTAATCTTTTATTAGTTAGAAGAGAAGGACGAACAAGAGTAAACTATATTAACATAGTTCCATTACATCAAATGTTAGATCGTTGGTCCACTCGTTACCAATCAAATTTTGCAAGTGCAATTGTCTCTTTAAAAACAAAAATTGAAGGGAGTAACAATGATATGAGTTTAGTACATGATAGTTTTCAAATTGAACAAGAAATCATGATTGATGCTAGCCGAGAAAAAGTGTATGAGGCAATAACAAAGGGGATAAATGACTGGTGGTCATACCGTCTTTGTGGAGAAGGGTCAACACTGACATTTGAACCCAAGGTTGATGGTAAATTCTTAGAAGTTAATGAGAATGGGAAAGCTGCGCTATGGGGTACTGTAATTAAGATTAATCCACCTGAAGAAATTCGTTTGAGTGGATTATTAGGAATGGAAGGTGCAGTGAACAGTGCATATTCTTTTAAATTAGAAGAGAAGGGTACATCTACTGTATTAAAACTTTCACATCATGCAGTTGGATTAATGAACCCAGATTGGCAGCAGTCTCACAATGAAGGCTGGAAAGAACTTCTAGGAGAGTTTCTTAAAAACTATGTTGAGAAAAACGAACTGCCTAAATCAAAAAAATAATAAAAAAAGTCACATTGAATTATAATAGAGAAACGGTCGAAAAGTTATAAAAAGAGGTGATATATGAAGCAAGATCCTCATAATATCACCTAGCATAAAAGGAAAAAAATGATTAGATCTA
The window above is part of the Chengkuizengella sp. SCS-71B genome. Proteins encoded here:
- a CDS encoding SRPBCC domain-containing protein; this translates as MDDQDLTLMFKALGHPIRRDILDLLKSKPKTTSELTVHFKNVSRYAVMKHLNILEQANLLLVRREGRTRVNYINIVPLHQMLDRWSTRYQSNFASAIVSLKTKIEGSNNDMSLVHDSFQIEQEIMIDASREKVYEAITKGINDWWSYRLCGEGSTLTFEPKVDGKFLEVNENGKAALWGTVIKINPPEEIRLSGLLGMEGAVNSAYSFKLEEKGTSTVLKLSHHAVGLMNPDWQQSHNEGWKELLGEFLKNYVEKNELPKSKK